In Bacteroidales bacterium, a single window of DNA contains:
- a CDS encoding TdeIII family type II restriction endonuclease: MEFVLKNSLKHKFQNYNPEPAVMPFHTRLLGKDRMALFSFIHSLNTNFGTSIFEPVALALAATKFKIARSQATAGTQISESAQRIIQNIMDDLTSGNSRPNKLEEIKHIKEVCQTGSFRTVKPTKVDVWLESENGDLYLFDIQTAKPNKGGFKEFKRTLLEWTACVIAANPEISVNTLIAIPYNPYAPKPYSRWTMAGMLDLGQELKVAEEFWDFLGGEGAYSQLLDVFERVGFELKPEIDNYFDKFNNNKN; encoded by the coding sequence ATTGAATTTGTTTTAAAAAATAGCCTCAAACATAAGTTTCAAAATTACAATCCGGAACCTGCCGTTATGCCTTTTCATACAAGACTGTTAGGGAAAGACAGAATGGCCTTGTTTTCTTTTATTCATTCATTGAATACGAATTTTGGAACAAGTATTTTTGAGCCGGTTGCTTTGGCATTGGCTGCAACTAAATTTAAAATTGCTAGATCACAAGCTACGGCCGGTACACAGATTAGCGAGTCGGCACAACGAATCATTCAAAATATTATGGACGATCTCACCTCAGGCAATTCCCGTCCGAATAAACTCGAAGAAATTAAACACATAAAGGAAGTCTGTCAAACAGGTAGTTTCCGAACCGTAAAGCCTACAAAAGTTGATGTTTGGTTGGAGTCTGAGAATGGCGATTTATACTTATTCGACATACAAACCGCCAAACCCAATAAGGGAGGTTTTAAAGAATTCAAGAGAACACTGCTTGAATGGACAGCCTGTGTTATTGCTGCAAATCCGGAAATATCAGTTAATACACTTATAGCAATTCCATATAACCCTTATGCTCCAAAGCCATATTCCCGTTGGACTATGGCCGGAATGCTCGATTTAGGACAAGAGCTAAAAGTTGCAGAAGAATTTTGGGATTTTTTAGGCGGAGAAGGAGCTTACAGTCAATTGTTAGATGTTTTTGAACGGGTTGGTTTTGAGTTAAAACCTGAAATAGACAATTATTTCGACAAGTTCAACAACAACAAAAATTGA
- a CDS encoding peptidase M75, whose amino-acid sequence MKKLKNLMLVAMACFALVSLFSCERGNSGDGDDAEMLEILDAYTNNTVIKTYGLLADKAIELLELCEDLQNSPTDAKVQVAAEKWIDARKYWEQSEAFLYGPAEYYALDPRIDSWPLDKNTLDQQLAGDMTNVDAAFVRDYYGVNLIGFHAIEYVLFEDGQSKAVSKITENELIYLVAVSEVLMEDCILLEAAWNQNLSSAKKRILDDAELEVSSNFGYEMLNAGSAGSRFKTPQQAVYEIIGGCETIADEVGNEKIADPYETGNVLRVESWYSWNSLTDFTDNIVSIENSYLGGMEGSRTGKSLSEYVKSKNTKLDTDILAAIDDAINAIQAIPAPFRNQLNNPASAKAIEDAMDACNALMDQLSLIYDVIE is encoded by the coding sequence ATGAAAAAATTAAAAAATTTAATGTTAGTAGCTATGGCTTGTTTTGCTTTAGTTAGTTTATTTTCTTGCGAAAGAGGTAACAGCGGCGACGGTGATGATGCTGAGATGTTAGAAATCTTAGATGCTTACACCAATAATACTGTTATTAAAACCTACGGTTTACTTGCCGATAAAGCTATTGAATTATTAGAGTTATGCGAAGATTTACAAAATTCACCAACTGATGCCAAAGTACAAGTTGCTGCTGAAAAATGGATTGACGCTCGTAAATACTGGGAACAATCGGAAGCTTTCCTATATGGCCCTGCCGAATATTATGCTTTGGATCCTCGTATTGATTCTTGGCCTCTTGATAAAAATACACTTGACCAACAACTCGCAGGCGATATGACTAATGTTGACGCCGCTTTTGTTCGTGATTATTACGGAGTTAACCTTATCGGTTTCCACGCCATTGAATATGTTCTTTTTGAAGACGGTCAGTCAAAAGCAGTTTCTAAAATAACTGAAAACGAATTAATCTATTTAGTTGCTGTTTCTGAAGTTTTAATGGAAGATTGTATTCTTCTGGAAGCAGCTTGGAATCAAAATTTATCAAGTGCTAAAAAAAGAATTTTAGATGATGCCGAACTTGAAGTTTCATCTAATTTCGGTTATGAAATGCTTAATGCAGGCTCTGCCGGTAGTCGTTTCAAAACGCCGCAACAAGCTGTTTACGAAATCATCGGAGGTTGTGAAACCATTGCAGATGAAGTTGGTAATGAAAAAATCGCAGATCCGTACGAAACCGGAAATGTTCTTCGCGTTGAGTCTTGGTACAGCTGGAATTCATTAACTGATTTTACCGATAATATAGTAAGTATTGAAAATTCATATTTAGGCGGAATGGAAGGATCCAGAACCGGTAAATCTTTAAGTGAGTATGTAAAAAGTAAAAATACTAAATTGGATACCGATATTTTAGCCGCTATCGATGATGCCATAAATGCAATTCAGGCGATTCCGGCTCCTTTTAGAAATCAACTTAACAATCCGGCCAGCGCTAAAGCAATAGAAGATGCTATGGATGCATGTAATGCGTTGATGGATCAACTCTCTTTAATCTATGATGTAATAGAATAA